A genomic stretch from Sphingomonas faeni includes:
- a CDS encoding GumC family protein, with protein sequence MANTIAKLSNQQQDTILTGSTAFSVSDPSDAFSLGLSSFWRVIKRSYKLLAAILIIALLIGIAATLLAKPVYRATSVIRFESAASQTIQISNTGTTIGSSGDFERESQTQIDLIRSRAMAQAVYEQAKLGSNAKFLEVAGISTGSDSQESATAPLAKQNAAIGFLRSSVHVEKIAGTQLTNIQFDSRDPQLAALIANAYARAAVQLDLQHKFDGSSYARDFLTNQLKLARERLERSEVDLNSYIAENGLISVRAGAEGGETTTIASNLASSATTANDATNQRIAAEQAWRATQAVPLMSVPQVLADPQVQGLKGQLAAAKAKLRQDRATYGLSHPTAEADQEAVNGLTIAAQTAARDVVNGLRAQFETAQHQEAALLERVNGLKGSVISEERLGVRSNILKRDVDTNRSLYDALLQRQKEVSATAGVNRSSVSIIDDATVPGKPVSPNLPVNLAVALVAGLFFGLLTVLIKSQLDQKLRTPEDISAATGLPILGVIPKSDVAISIPDELDNPRSALSEAFFSARTHIALSRPNGLSKTLSVTSSREGEGKSTTAYALARTIAKMDLRVLVIDADLRRPATHRFFGLANKLGLAELLSANAVFESVIQATDFEKLHVITSGTAPPSPTELLSHSTLDDILAKARESYDVVIIDGPPILGMADALLLAAKVDGVIFVAEAEGGTRASLRRALLRLATASPDVLGVIVEKFSAEGNDDDYYYSYNYSYTPKPS encoded by the coding sequence GTGGCGAACACGATAGCGAAACTCTCGAACCAGCAGCAGGATACGATTCTGACCGGATCTACAGCGTTTTCGGTTTCCGACCCGAGCGATGCTTTCAGCCTAGGGCTTTCGAGCTTCTGGCGGGTAATCAAGCGCAGCTATAAGCTCTTGGCTGCTATTCTAATTATCGCCCTGCTGATCGGCATCGCCGCCACGCTGTTGGCAAAGCCCGTTTATCGCGCAACCAGCGTAATCCGCTTTGAATCGGCCGCCTCGCAGACGATCCAGATCAGCAACACCGGGACTACGATCGGTTCGTCTGGCGATTTCGAGCGTGAGTCCCAAACGCAAATTGATCTGATCAGAAGTCGTGCGATGGCCCAGGCTGTTTATGAACAGGCCAAGCTAGGGTCGAATGCGAAGTTCCTTGAGGTTGCCGGGATTTCCACAGGAAGCGACAGTCAAGAATCGGCCACGGCTCCGTTGGCCAAGCAGAATGCCGCCATTGGATTTTTGCGATCATCGGTTCATGTCGAGAAAATCGCCGGTACTCAGCTCACCAATATACAGTTCGATTCGAGGGACCCGCAACTGGCCGCATTAATCGCGAATGCCTATGCGCGGGCGGCTGTGCAGTTAGATCTCCAGCACAAGTTCGACGGTTCCAGCTATGCTCGCGACTTCCTTACCAACCAACTGAAACTGGCGCGGGAGCGGCTTGAGCGATCCGAAGTGGATCTCAACTCCTATATTGCCGAGAACGGCTTGATTTCGGTCAGGGCTGGTGCCGAGGGCGGGGAGACAACCACTATTGCCTCCAATCTAGCCAGCTCGGCCACCACCGCTAACGATGCTACCAATCAGCGGATTGCTGCTGAGCAGGCATGGCGCGCTACGCAAGCGGTTCCATTGATGAGCGTGCCGCAAGTTCTTGCCGACCCACAAGTCCAAGGTCTGAAGGGCCAGCTGGCGGCAGCAAAGGCAAAGTTGCGTCAGGATCGAGCGACTTACGGCCTATCCCATCCGACAGCTGAGGCTGACCAGGAAGCTGTCAATGGCCTGACGATAGCCGCGCAAACGGCTGCGCGTGACGTTGTAAACGGTCTGCGCGCACAGTTCGAAACCGCGCAACACCAGGAAGCCGCGTTGCTCGAACGTGTCAACGGCCTTAAGGGGAGCGTTATCAGCGAAGAACGGCTTGGCGTTCGCAGCAATATCCTCAAGCGCGACGTCGATACCAACCGCTCACTCTATGACGCATTGTTGCAGCGGCAGAAGGAGGTGTCTGCCACCGCAGGCGTTAACAGAAGCAGCGTCTCGATTATCGATGACGCGACCGTCCCGGGCAAACCCGTTTCGCCCAACCTTCCGGTCAACCTCGCTGTCGCACTCGTCGCGGGCTTGTTTTTCGGCCTGCTCACGGTGCTGATCAAATCGCAACTCGATCAGAAGCTTCGCACGCCCGAGGATATCTCAGCTGCGACTGGGCTGCCGATCCTCGGCGTCATTCCCAAGTCGGACGTAGCGATTTCCATTCCAGACGAGCTCGACAACCCACGATCGGCGCTATCCGAGGCCTTCTTTTCGGCGCGTACACATATTGCGTTGTCGCGACCGAATGGCCTTTCAAAGACCTTGTCGGTCACCAGCTCGCGCGAGGGAGAGGGCAAGTCGACGACAGCGTATGCGCTCGCCCGCACCATCGCCAAGATGGACTTGCGCGTACTGGTGATCGATGCCGACTTGCGTCGTCCGGCCACGCACCGGTTTTTCGGGCTCGCCAACAAGCTTGGTCTTGCCGAACTGCTCTCCGCCAATGCTGTCTTCGAATCAGTGATCCAGGCCACCGACTTCGAGAAGCTGCACGTCATCACGTCGGGCACCGCCCCACCGAGCCCGACTGAATTGCTGTCGCATTCAACGCTGGACGATATCCTAGCCAAAGCGCGCGAGTCCTACGATGTCGTCATCATCGACGGGCCGCCGATCCTGGGTATGGCCGATGCCTTGCTGCTGGCGGCCAAGGTGGATGGCGTTATTTTTGTCGCCGAAGCCGAAGGCGGCACGCGCGCCTCGTTGCGCCGCGCCCTGTTGCGCCTCGCCACGGCAAGTCCGGACGTGCTGGGCGTGATTGTCGAGAAGTTCTCCGCCGAGGGTAACGACGATGACTATTATTATTCCTACAACTACTCCTACACGCCCA
- a CDS encoding acyltransferase family protein — MPNKVILTNIQQVRAIAAALVMVAHVLNSIMKRMFGVDEFLIDGGIGVDIFFVISGFIMVGVTHDKFGSLRVTKDFLIRRISRIVPIYWILTFVMAGLLIATRHPIGMYDLITNLSFYPVAGPEGKVRPILGQGWTLELEMMFYVIFSACLAFKKRVGMRILFVSLMILPIMGILELPYPFEFWTSGLIIEFLLGINLGLLYRNFQDN, encoded by the coding sequence ATGCCCAATAAGGTTATTCTAACCAACATACAGCAGGTGAGGGCTATCGCTGCTGCTCTCGTCATGGTTGCTCATGTCCTTAACAGCATAATGAAGCGTATGTTTGGCGTCGATGAATTTCTTATCGATGGCGGAATAGGGGTTGATATCTTCTTTGTGATATCCGGTTTTATTATGGTAGGGGTTACGCACGATAAATTCGGGAGTCTAAGAGTCACAAAAGACTTCCTAATTCGACGCATATCTCGAATCGTTCCAATTTATTGGATTCTTACCTTCGTAATGGCAGGCTTGCTGATAGCGACACGCCACCCGATTGGCATGTACGATCTGATCACTAACCTAAGTTTCTACCCGGTGGCCGGGCCGGAGGGAAAGGTTCGTCCTATACTTGGACAAGGCTGGACTCTCGAGTTGGAAATGATGTTTTATGTTATATTTTCTGCGTGCCTTGCATTCAAGAAGCGAGTGGGCATGCGCATTCTCTTCGTATCTCTAATGATCTTGCCAATTATGGGCATTCTAGAACTACCTTATCCATTCGAATTCTGGACAAGTGGACTAATCATTGAGTTTCTGCTTGGTATAAATTTGGGCCTACTTTACAGAAATTTTCAGGACAATTAG
- a CDS encoding O-antigen ligase family protein yields the protein MALLVAVPLLQLVPLPPAVWMKLSGRSFAAEIASSVTPGAWYPLSLDAPATWQWLVALSVPVAAFLLARGTSCDQGLPVLWTIILIGCLSGLLGLLQLAAGGLHLYVSAHNNFPVGLFANRNHQATMMAITASVTLLLAVRRIRDHPGSDLLWPYMPILFLAATVCLLTQSRAGVALLALGIIPALLMLRRTVPKSIALAGLAGIVLAGVWLLFTGSGQGVFARLSRAGGDERFVSWEGVWFMATHHFPYGTGLGSFVRAFSPVESLNTVSRNYLNHAHCDYLELIAEAGIVGVLAIAAALVFVVLAVRRVAALSATQDRAFVEVAAVTVLVLLLLHSLVDYPARTFAIAAIAGAMAGLLTRPSGDEVGVEMCRLPGFVRFAVPALVLVAAAQVVRLTLGAIVAAAGGTVALPASMLLGSDAMALTARAELAAGHPATAERSAVAALRASTYNATALQTLGEIFGARGDEVGAYRLLSLAARATWRNSDVQWWALRQSLRDNNPQGAVDAGDALLRRGRYTPQVLSVFVAMAANGPARAVLAQRVAQYPPWSDTLLRTMARPDLNRTSNTLTLLADAMARGYRPNDALPQTFLTAALEQGYGDAVLALVRTANPKVALDPREGPVDGDFSRIAANRISWGPIGWRFGDRTAYFDDVYGGPGQRLHVGRTAGGDVLTQRLLLKAGTYTLRFVGGMSDPSGGEARWTIGCRTTSAKLVQATIGRMPDSVVSVRFTVPQQCPVQVLTLEVLPSSNDAIADLRDMTINN from the coding sequence TTGGCCTTGCTTGTCGCCGTGCCCCTTTTGCAACTCGTTCCGCTGCCGCCCGCGGTATGGATGAAGCTGTCGGGCCGATCGTTCGCGGCAGAGATCGCGAGCAGCGTCACCCCTGGGGCGTGGTATCCACTCTCGCTCGATGCGCCGGCGACCTGGCAGTGGCTGGTAGCGCTGTCGGTGCCGGTTGCGGCGTTTCTGCTGGCGCGTGGGACGAGCTGCGATCAAGGCCTGCCCGTGCTCTGGACTATCATCCTGATAGGGTGCCTGAGCGGCCTGCTCGGCCTGCTGCAGCTAGCGGCGGGGGGGCTTCACCTTTACGTTTCAGCGCATAACAATTTTCCCGTCGGTCTGTTCGCCAACCGAAACCACCAAGCGACGATGATGGCGATCACTGCTTCCGTCACGCTGCTGCTGGCGGTTCGACGTATCCGCGATCACCCGGGCTCAGACCTGTTGTGGCCTTATATGCCGATTCTGTTTCTGGCGGCGACGGTTTGCCTGCTGACCCAATCCCGGGCTGGCGTGGCGCTACTGGCTCTCGGGATCATACCCGCGCTGCTGATGTTGCGGCGGACCGTTCCCAAGTCGATCGCGTTGGCGGGCCTAGCCGGGATCGTGCTGGCGGGAGTGTGGCTGCTGTTCACCGGGAGCGGTCAGGGGGTGTTCGCGCGGCTCTCGCGCGCCGGTGGGGATGAGCGTTTCGTCAGCTGGGAAGGTGTCTGGTTCATGGCGACCCACCATTTCCCTTATGGTACAGGCCTCGGTTCGTTCGTGCGCGCGTTTTCCCCGGTCGAGAGCCTGAACACGGTTTCACGCAATTACCTCAATCACGCGCATTGTGATTACCTCGAACTGATCGCCGAGGCCGGAATAGTAGGCGTGCTCGCGATCGCAGCGGCGCTGGTTTTCGTTGTGCTGGCGGTGCGTCGCGTTGCGGCCTTGTCGGCGACGCAAGACCGGGCCTTTGTCGAGGTAGCGGCAGTTACCGTTCTCGTGTTGTTGCTCTTGCATTCGCTGGTGGACTATCCGGCCAGAACCTTCGCGATCGCTGCGATTGCCGGGGCTATGGCGGGCTTGTTGACACGCCCTTCCGGGGATGAGGTCGGAGTCGAGATGTGTAGATTGCCGGGCTTCGTCCGGTTCGCCGTGCCCGCGTTGGTTTTGGTGGCGGCCGCTCAAGTCGTGCGTCTGACGTTGGGCGCGATAGTGGCGGCGGCGGGCGGCACGGTAGCATTGCCTGCCAGCATGCTGCTGGGATCGGACGCAATGGCACTGACAGCGCGCGCCGAACTCGCCGCAGGCCATCCCGCAACTGCCGAGCGCAGTGCCGTAGCCGCCCTTCGCGCATCAACGTACAATGCCACTGCGCTGCAGACGCTTGGAGAAATCTTTGGCGCGCGCGGTGACGAGGTGGGGGCTTATCGCCTGCTGAGCCTTGCTGCGCGCGCTACTTGGCGCAATTCGGACGTGCAGTGGTGGGCGCTGCGCCAGTCACTTCGCGACAACAATCCCCAAGGTGCGGTCGACGCCGGAGATGCGCTGCTGCGGCGGGGTCGTTACACCCCGCAAGTGCTGTCAGTGTTCGTCGCTATGGCGGCAAATGGACCGGCGCGAGCGGTACTGGCCCAGCGCGTGGCACAATACCCACCATGGTCCGACACGCTTCTGCGCACGATGGCGCGGCCTGACTTGAACCGGACGAGCAACACGCTGACCTTACTGGCCGACGCAATGGCGCGCGGCTATCGGCCTAACGACGCGCTGCCGCAGACTTTCCTTACTGCCGCGCTTGAGCAAGGGTACGGCGATGCGGTTCTGGCACTGGTGCGCACTGCCAATCCCAAGGTTGCTCTCGATCCGCGGGAGGGGCCAGTCGATGGCGACTTCAGCAGAATCGCCGCGAACCGGATCTCTTGGGGACCAATCGGTTGGCGGTTCGGCGACCGAACTGCCTACTTCGATGACGTATACGGGGGGCCCGGTCAACGCCTCCACGTCGGACGAACCGCGGGCGGGGATGTGCTGACTCAGCGCCTGCTGCTCAAAGCCGGAACCTACACACTGCGCTTTGTCGGCGGCATGAGTGACCCAAGCGGCGGGGAGGCCCGCTGGACGATAGGGTGCAGGACAACCAGTGCAAAGCTTGTGCAAGCTACAATCGGCAGAATGCCGGACAGTGTAGTATCGGTGCGCTTTACCGTGCCGCAACAATGTCCCGTCCAGGTGCTGACACTCGAGGTTCTGCCGTCTTCGAATGACGCAATTGCAGACCTGAGAGATATGACGATCAATAATTAA
- a CDS encoding glycosyltransferase family 2 protein has protein sequence MSIAMATYNGARFIQEQLNSILAQTHLPWELVITDDQSTDATEQIVNAFAEKAPFRIRFIRNEDRLYFSSNFMKAASLCEGDFIAFSDQDDIWDPRKIELSLDALAQPGVVLCVHDATKVNEQLEPIGLETRRGVPKGLLAEFDPLNAFSGFVCTFPTSMLALIPAGQRPADIIETNRLFSHDRWICFLATLVGSIANLPDPLALYRQHDDNAAGWMRSGRSQSDMLSLMRNRFGFYILKRLSVLRSLNQLAATIDPNSLDPTIFSAQKFERSLRFLKQYEEHYERRFRIACADFRPLRLWNLSVCVFRGAYRGPVGSGSTWRKLMMDGLGAIVAHPNQGEIARSQLLLQPK, from the coding sequence GTGTCGATCGCGATGGCGACTTACAACGGCGCCCGCTTCATTCAGGAGCAGTTAAATTCGATTCTCGCCCAGACGCACTTGCCCTGGGAACTGGTAATCACCGACGACCAGTCTACTGACGCGACCGAGCAGATCGTTAACGCCTTCGCCGAAAAAGCGCCGTTCCGCATCCGCTTCATCCGCAACGAGGATCGGCTCTACTTCTCGTCGAACTTCATGAAGGCCGCGTCTCTGTGCGAAGGCGACTTCATCGCCTTTTCCGATCAGGATGACATCTGGGATCCCCGCAAGATAGAACTGTCGCTGGACGCACTGGCGCAGCCCGGCGTCGTCCTGTGCGTGCACGACGCGACCAAGGTGAACGAGCAGCTTGAGCCCATCGGCCTCGAAACGCGCCGCGGGGTGCCCAAGGGGCTTTTAGCAGAATTTGATCCCCTAAACGCATTTTCAGGGTTCGTTTGTACGTTTCCTACGAGCATGCTCGCCCTTATACCAGCAGGGCAACGGCCGGCTGATATCATCGAAACCAACCGGCTTTTTTCGCATGACCGGTGGATATGCTTTCTGGCCACGTTGGTCGGGTCGATCGCCAATCTACCCGACCCGCTCGCGTTATACCGTCAACATGACGATAATGCAGCGGGATGGATGAGATCAGGACGCAGCCAGTCCGACATGCTTAGCTTGATGCGGAACAGGTTTGGCTTCTACATTCTGAAGCGGCTTAGTGTTTTGCGATCGCTCAACCAGCTTGCGGCTACGATTGATCCTAACTCTCTAGACCCCACGATATTCTCGGCTCAAAAATTCGAGCGTAGTTTGCGCTTTCTGAAGCAATATGAGGAGCATTATGAACGCCGCTTCCGGATCGCGTGCGCGGATTTCCGACCCCTTAGATTGTGGAACCTTAGCGTCTGTGTTTTTCGTGGCGCTTATCGAGGCCCGGTGGGTAGCGGGAGTACTTGGCGGAAGTTGATGATGGACGGTTTGGGCGCGATTGTCGCTCATCCTAACCAGGGAGAGATCGCTCGGTCCCAACTGTTGTTGCAGCCGAAATGA
- a CDS encoding glycosyltransferase family 4 protein: MRMCSAFTRAGHDLELIIPLFTKISPPSDDDLFEYYGCTDRFTVHHQRLRFASGIEFAIKAALRARRRHSDIVYSRCIRSCGFADLLGLSVVHEAHGPVEAYSKSGNFVFRQLARFSRFRRLVTINGALAQYYITMFPRLLPLLYVAPSGTDPVKQPIHPVQPVPGQQLRVGYVGSMFPGKGMELIAELAMRTDYTFVVAGGDAESIAYWKQKVEGRVEFLGHLPNRDVDALINTFDVALAPYLENVGGLSVTFNLARWMSPLKLFEYMAHARAILVSDLPAIREVVQNDKEVLLCNPRDIEDWILALDRLAQDPGLREKLGRNALSTFLNRFTWDQRAAGILEAIAA; this comes from the coding sequence ATGCGAATGTGTTCAGCATTCACGAGGGCTGGGCATGATCTAGAGCTAATAATTCCCCTGTTCACCAAAATATCGCCTCCTTCCGATGATGACTTATTCGAGTACTATGGCTGCACGGATCGATTCACAGTCCACCATCAACGCCTCCGGTTTGCCAGTGGGATCGAATTCGCTATTAAGGCTGCCCTCAGGGCCCGGAGGCGACATAGTGATATCGTCTATAGCCGCTGCATCAGATCTTGCGGGTTTGCGGACTTACTTGGATTATCAGTTGTGCATGAAGCTCACGGCCCGGTGGAGGCCTATTCGAAGAGTGGTAATTTTGTATTTCGCCAGTTAGCGAGGTTCTCGCGCTTCCGACGGCTTGTGACGATAAATGGTGCTCTCGCCCAATATTATATCACAATGTTCCCAAGACTTTTGCCACTTCTCTATGTAGCTCCAAGCGGAACGGATCCAGTAAAGCAACCGATACATCCGGTTCAGCCGGTGCCGGGCCAGCAATTGCGCGTCGGATATGTCGGCTCGATGTTTCCCGGAAAAGGGATGGAGCTGATCGCCGAATTGGCCATGCGGACTGACTATACCTTTGTCGTTGCTGGTGGAGATGCTGAAAGTATCGCTTACTGGAAACAAAAGGTCGAAGGTCGCGTTGAATTCCTCGGACATCTTCCTAATCGAGACGTTGACGCTTTGATCAACACCTTCGACGTTGCCCTGGCCCCTTATCTCGAGAACGTCGGCGGCCTTAGTGTCACCTTCAACCTTGCTCGCTGGATGTCACCTTTGAAACTGTTCGAGTACATGGCGCATGCAAGGGCAATCCTGGTGTCGGACCTGCCCGCTATCCGGGAAGTCGTTCAGAACGACAAAGAGGTCCTGCTTTGCAATCCGCGCGACATAGAAGACTGGATCTTGGCGCTAGACAGATTGGCACAGGATCCGGGATTGCGTGAGAAACTGGGTCGAAATGCGCTGTCGACCTTTTTGAATCGCTTCACGTGGGATCAGAGGGCAGCGGGCATACTCGAGGCAATCGCGGCATGA
- a CDS encoding beta-1,6-N-acetylglucosaminyltransferase, producing MTAYKDFAMLVRSLRRLRMFDVDVYLHVDRKTRFANSEMEILKGLCRTVQTCYDIPWGGHEHIQAIVGLMRDAVLSGEPYGYVHTLSGQDIVIKPLSSFTEYWDGTIYMKSIPRHDFPENVEARIAHRNLLHSWQKRRRVWQTADLLLQKIQALPGLARSQLLSQTPLHKGEVWLSMPFAICRRIVESSEAHALLHELRTTYIPEEFFFQSVIMNWEYASRVNQRNLRYTDWHSGRGRPAFLDDSDFGPILNSGDVFARKVSTEKSDSVVTRLEAEYGKS from the coding sequence ATGACCGCTTATAAGGACTTCGCGATGCTCGTGCGGTCGCTGCGTCGCCTACGGATGTTCGATGTCGACGTTTACCTCCATGTCGATCGCAAGACTCGATTCGCCAACAGCGAGATGGAAATTCTCAAGGGACTGTGTCGAACTGTTCAGACCTGTTACGACATTCCGTGGGGAGGCCATGAGCATATCCAGGCTATCGTTGGCTTGATGCGTGATGCCGTCCTTTCCGGAGAGCCCTACGGTTACGTTCACACGCTGTCCGGGCAGGACATAGTCATAAAGCCACTTTCATCCTTTACCGAATATTGGGATGGGACTATCTACATGAAATCAATCCCACGACACGATTTTCCGGAAAACGTAGAGGCCAGAATTGCGCATCGCAACCTGCTGCATAGCTGGCAAAAACGGCGACGTGTGTGGCAAACAGCAGATCTTCTGCTTCAGAAAATCCAGGCGCTCCCCGGATTGGCTAGATCGCAGTTACTAAGCCAGACGCCGCTTCACAAAGGTGAAGTCTGGCTGTCCATGCCTTTCGCCATATGCCGAAGAATCGTGGAATCCAGCGAAGCGCACGCCCTTCTTCACGAGTTGCGTACGACATATATCCCGGAAGAGTTTTTCTTCCAGTCCGTGATCATGAACTGGGAGTATGCGTCGCGCGTCAATCAGCGTAACTTGCGGTATACTGACTGGCATTCAGGTCGGGGGCGGCCCGCATTTTTGGACGATAGCGATTTTGGACCAATTTTAAATTCCGGGGATGTATTCGCCCGAAAGGTGAGCACTGAGAAGTCGGACTCGGTGGTAACTAGGCTCGAGGCTGAATACGGAAAATCATAG
- the tnpA gene encoding IS66-like element accessory protein TnpA, with protein MGQITVFGGPERRRRWSDEERVQILAEAFAPGAFVAQVARRHDVSTGLIYTWRRKFRRRSNAPTAVAGFAEAVVVEDCPVELPTVQPTIVVDLARGGRVSVFASASPDQVAAVLKSVIR; from the coding sequence GTGGGTCAGATCACGGTTTTCGGCGGGCCTGAGCGCCGTCGCCGGTGGAGCGATGAGGAGCGGGTGCAAATCCTGGCGGAGGCCTTTGCACCGGGCGCGTTTGTTGCGCAGGTCGCTCGGCGGCATGATGTCTCGACGGGGTTGATCTATACTTGGCGCCGCAAGTTTCGCCGACGGTCAAATGCGCCGACTGCGGTCGCCGGCTTTGCCGAAGCGGTGGTCGTTGAGGATTGCCCGGTCGAATTGCCGACCGTGCAGCCGACCATCGTCGTTGATCTGGCGCGGGGCGGACGCGTAAGCGTCTTCGCATCAGCGTCGCCCGATCAGGTGGCCGCGGTGCTCAAGTCCGTGATCCGATGA
- the tnpB gene encoding IS66 family insertion sequence element accessory protein TnpB (TnpB, as the term is used for proteins encoded by IS66 family insertion elements, is considered an accessory protein, since TnpC, encoded by a neighboring gene, is a DDE family transposase.) — MIPVPNGVKVWLALGHTDMRRGMRSLALQVQQALNKDVHAGDLYVFRGKSGSLCKILWHDGLGMSLYAKRLERGRFVWPAAKDGTVAISGSAMACLLEGIDWRNPQETWRPTRVG, encoded by the coding sequence ATGATACCTGTTCCGAACGGCGTGAAAGTTTGGCTGGCGTTGGGTCACACGGACATGCGGCGTGGCATGCGTTCGCTCGCATTGCAGGTTCAGCAAGCGCTGAACAAGGACGTCCATGCCGGCGACCTGTACGTGTTCCGCGGGAAAAGCGGGTCACTGTGTAAGATCCTGTGGCATGACGGGCTGGGCATGTCGCTGTACGCCAAGCGGCTGGAGCGCGGGCGCTTCGTGTGGCCGGCTGCCAAGGACGGCACGGTCGCGATCTCGGGCTCGGCGATGGCGTGCCTGCTCGAAGGTATCGACTGGCGCAATCCGCAGGAAACGTGGCGTCCGACCCGGGTTGGGTGA
- the tnpC gene encoding IS66 family transposase, protein MLSSDASDELLQLRTELAVARDLAEKAQANALNAEAETARVRAINADLLARNAHLELMNEKMRRDKYGASSERSRRLIDQLELTFEELEADATEAEGLGAIAAAKATTLTAFTRVRSTRRDFDPGLPREQVVIPAPELCPCCGSADLSHLPADITETLEKVPARHKVIQTVREKVSCRQCEKISQPPAPFHVTPRGMFGPHFLASLVFQKYGLHQPLNSQRDRLESEGISLSLSTLADQIGAVSVAARPLFLLIEAHVLAAERLHGDDTTVPRLAKYKTDVARIWDYVRDDRPFGGPAPPAVLCYYSRPRKGEHPRGHLAGYTGILQVDRYADFNDLFRDGWADKPMTRANCWAHARRQFFELADVARQLKRQKGGVPLVSPLAKEALEWIDQIFAIEREITGRTAGERPSVRQERVAPLIRALETWMREKRGILSRHDAVAKAIAYLLNDWAGFTTFLVDGRICLTNNAAERELRSVARGRKAWLFVGSDRGGERAAMMYSLIGTARLNGVDPLAWLTDVLVRIADLPQSRLHELLPWEWIRFRKTPLVQEAA, encoded by the coding sequence ATGCTTTCGAGCGATGCCTCCGACGAGCTTTTGCAGCTTCGCACCGAACTGGCGGTCGCTCGTGATCTCGCGGAAAAGGCCCAGGCGAACGCGCTCAATGCCGAAGCCGAAACGGCCCGCGTCAGAGCTATCAATGCCGATCTGCTAGCCCGCAATGCTCATCTCGAGTTGATGAACGAGAAGATGCGGCGCGACAAATACGGCGCCAGTTCGGAACGCAGCCGTCGGCTGATCGACCAGTTGGAACTGACGTTCGAGGAGCTCGAGGCGGACGCCACCGAGGCGGAGGGCTTGGGCGCAATAGCTGCCGCCAAAGCGACGACTTTGACCGCGTTCACCCGCGTAAGGTCCACCCGCCGCGACTTCGATCCAGGCTTGCCGCGCGAACAGGTCGTCATCCCGGCACCCGAGCTGTGCCCTTGCTGCGGGTCGGCCGACCTCAGCCATCTTCCGGCCGATATTACCGAGACACTCGAAAAGGTGCCCGCCCGCCACAAGGTAATTCAGACCGTACGGGAAAAGGTCTCTTGCCGTCAGTGCGAGAAGATCAGCCAGCCACCGGCGCCGTTCCACGTCACCCCGAGGGGCATGTTCGGGCCGCACTTTCTGGCCAGTTTGGTCTTTCAGAAATATGGTCTGCACCAGCCGCTCAACAGTCAGCGCGATCGCCTCGAGAGCGAGGGCATCTCCTTGAGCCTGTCGACGCTCGCAGATCAGATCGGCGCAGTGAGCGTAGCTGCCAGGCCCTTGTTCCTGCTAATTGAAGCGCACGTCCTGGCGGCCGAGCGTCTCCACGGCGATGACACCACCGTTCCGCGGCTGGCGAAGTACAAGACCGACGTCGCGCGGATCTGGGATTACGTGCGCGACGACCGCCCGTTCGGCGGTCCAGCACCGCCGGCAGTGCTGTGCTATTACTCGCGGCCCCGGAAAGGCGAACATCCCCGCGGCCATCTCGCTGGCTATACCGGTATTCTGCAGGTCGACCGCTATGCCGACTTCAACGACCTGTTCCGCGATGGCTGGGCTGACAAACCGATGACGCGGGCGAACTGCTGGGCTCACGCCCGCCGGCAGTTCTTCGAGCTGGCCGATGTGGCGCGTCAACTCAAGCGCCAGAAGGGCGGCGTGCCGCTCGTCTCGCCGTTGGCGAAGGAGGCTCTCGAATGGATCGACCAGATCTTCGCGATCGAGCGAGAGATCACCGGGCGGACTGCCGGCGAGCGCCCGAGCGTGCGCCAGGAACGCGTCGCACCCCTGATCCGAGCACTGGAAACCTGGATGCGGGAAAAGCGCGGCATTCTGTCGCGTCACGATGCCGTCGCCAAAGCGATCGCCTATCTGCTCAACGACTGGGCGGGGTTCACGACATTCCTCGTGGACGGTCGGATCTGCCTGACGAATAACGCGGCCGAGCGAGAGCTGCGCAGCGTAGCGCGCGGCAGGAAAGCCTGGTTGTTTGTCGGCTCGGATCGCGGCGGTGAGCGCGCTGCGATGATGTACAGCCTCATCGGCACCGCCAGGCTCAATGGCGTCGATCCGCTCGCGTGGCTTACCGACGTCCTTGTCCGCATCGCTGATCTGCCGCAGTCCCGGCTTCATGAGCTGCTGCCTTGGGAATGGATTCGCTTTCGTAAAACGCCGCTCGTGCAAGAGGCTGCCTGA